Proteins from a single region of Trichoplusia ni isolate ovarian cell line Hi5 chromosome 3, tn1, whole genome shotgun sequence:
- the LOC113491873 gene encoding serine hydroxymethyltransferase, cytosolic isoform X1, with product MSNILVKTCLNSLPSKIGRFSSFSFVQPLQVVYGKIYSETPTSKQFHTSPKMNSSIMNGNLWETDPELYEVIKKEKERQRSGLEMIASENFTSVPVLQCLSTCLHNKYSEGMPHQRYYGGNEYIDEIEIMAQQRSLAAYRLDPEQWGVNVQPYSGSPANFAVYTGVVEPHGRIMGLDLPDGGHLTHGFFTANKKISATSIFFESMPYKVDPVSGLIDYEQLAITAKLFKPRLIIAGMSCYSRCLDYKTFRKIADDNGAYLMADMAHISGLVAAGIIPSPFEYCDIVTTTTHKTLRGPRAGVIFYRKGVRSVKANGQKVMFDIENKINQSVFPGLQGGPHNHAIAAIATAMKQATTPEFVEYQKQVVKNAQRLCSGLVSRGYSVATGGTDVHLILVDMRSAGLTGSPAERILELCSIACNKNTVPGDKSALNPSGIRLGTPALTTRGLKEADIDRVVDYIDKALKIAQEVTKISGPKVADFNKTIEESADFKAKITKLREEIENYSRAFPLPGFETY from the exons ATGTCCAACATACTAGTAAAAACGTGTTTAAACTCATTACCGTCAAAAATCGGCAGATTTTCATCATTCTCCTTTGTGCAACCTCTGCAAGTGGTGTACGGAAAAATCTACTCTGAG ACACCTACCTCAAAGCAATTTCATACAAGCCCAAAAATGAACAGCTCAATTATGAATGGAAATCTTTGGGAGACCGACCCTGAGCTATATGAAGTCATTAAGAAGGAGAAGGAACGCCAGAGGTCTGGCCTGGAGATGATAGCTTCGGAGAACTTCACATCAGTTCCTGTACTCCAGTGCTTGAGCACATGCCTTCACAACAAGTATTCAGAGGGCATGCCCCACCAAAG ATACTATGGTGGCAATGAATATATTGATGAAATTGAAATCATGGCACAGCAGAGATCTCTTGCAGCTTACAGGCTTGACCCTGAACAATGGGGTGTCAATGTTCAGCCTTACTCTG GATCTCCCGCCAACTTTGCTGTGTACACTGGTGTTGTTGAACCTCATGGCAGGATCATGGGGTTGGACCTGCCTGATGGTGGCCATCTTACCCATGGATTCTTCAcagccaacaaaaaaatatctgccACATCTATTTTCTTCGAAAGCATGCCATACAAG gTAGACCCTGTATCAGGTTTAATAGACTACGAGCAGTTAGCCATAACTGCGAAGCTCTTTAAGCCACGTTTAATCATCGCTGGTATGAGCTGTTATTCCCGTTGTCTGGACTACAAAACTTTCCGCAAGATCGCTGATGACAATGGCGCCTACTTGATGGCTGACATGGCCCACATATCCGGCCTGGTGGCCGCTG GTATCATCCCCAGCCCATTCGAATACTGCGACATCGTAACTACAACGACACACAAGACTCTGCGAGGTCCCCGCGCTGGTGTCATATTCTACCGCAAGGGTGTCCGCAGCGTGAAGGCTAACGGCCAGAAGGTTATGTTCGACATTGAGAACAAGATCAACCAATCCGTGTTCCCCGGACTTCAGGGTGGACCACACAACCACGCCATCGCTGCTATCGCGACTGCCATGAAGCAGGCAACCACTCCTGAGTTTGTTGAATACCAGAAGCAG GTCGTGAAGAACGCGCAGCGTCTGTGTAGCGGGTTAGTATCCCGCGGCTACTCCGTGGCCACGGGCGGCACGGACGTGCACCTGATCCTCGTGGACATGCGCAGCGCGGGGCTCACGGGCTCGCCGGCCGAGCGCATCCTCGAGCTCTGCAGCATCGCCTGCAACAAGAACACCGTGCCCGGGGACAAGAGCGCGCTCAACCCCTCAGGCATCAGACTTG GAACTCCCGCTCTCACCACAAGAGGCTTAAAAGAGGCTGACATCGACAGAGTAGTTGACTACATCGACAAAGCTTTGAAAATTGCCCAAGAGGTCACGAAGATATCAGGACCGAAAGTGGCTGATTTCAACAAGACCATTGAAGAAAGTGCAGACTTCAAGGCGAAAATAACCAAACTTAGGGAAGAAATCGAAAACTACAGCAGAGCATTCCCTCTGCCTGGATTTGAGACCTACTAA
- the LOC113491876 gene encoding ras-related protein Rab-40C has product MTMYPSSGMVATPQQGTSQVTQNGSTTLPRSHHQRTGRPPAAPKSYDYLLKVLLVGDSDVGKQEILQDLEDGSADSPFCSGSAYKTTTILLDGKRVKLQLWDTSGQGRFCTIIRSYSRGAQGILLVYDITNKWSFDSIDRWLEEVEKHAPGVPKVLVGNRLHLAFKRQVQERDAEVYAAKNHMAFFEVSPLCDFNIRESFCELSRMALHRNGMERLWRSNKVLSLQELCCRAIVARTSVYGLERLPLPTALKSHLKSYAISAAPSRHRARTHKHPHHTRLNCTGRNSCTIA; this is encoded by the exons ATGACTATGTATCCATCGTCTGGAATGGTAGCGACACCACAACAAGGAACTAGTCAAGTCACGCAAAATGGAAGCACTACGTTACCTCGATCACATCATCAGAGAACAG GCCGGCCACCCGCAGCACCTAAGTCATATGACTACTTACTAAAAGTATTACTGGTTGGAGACTCGGATGTGGGCAAGCAAGAAATACTGCAGGATTTAGAAGATGGCTCTGCTGACTCCCCTTTTTGCAGTGGCAGTG cATACAAGACAACGACTATCCTATTAGACGGTAAAAGGGTAAAGCTGCAGCTATGGGATACGTCGGGACAGGGTCGATTTTGTACGATCATACGGTCGTACTCCCGCGGGGCGCAGGGCATACTGCTCGTTTATGACATCACAAACAAATGGTCCTTTGACAGCATCGACAGGTGGCTTGAAGAAGTCGAAAAG CATGCGCCAGGAGTTCCAAAGGTCCTTGTGGGCAACCGTCTGCACCTAGCCTTCAAGCGGCAAGTTCAGGAGCGCGATGCCGAAGTTTACGCTGCCAAGAACCACATGGCGTTCTTCGAAGTCAGTCCCCTCTGCGACTTCAACATTAGAGAAAGTTTCTGCGAACTTTCTCGCATGGCGCTTCACCGTAATGGCATGGAAAGGCTATGGAGGAGCAATAAAG TACTCAGCCTGCAAGAGCTGTGTTGCCGCGCGATCGTGGCCCGCACGTCGGTGTACGGGCTGGAGCGGCTGCCGCTGCCGACGGCGCTGAAGTCTCACCTGAAGTCGTACGCGATCTCGGCCGCGCCCAGCCGCCACCGCGCGCGCACGCACAAGCACCCCCACCACACGCGACTCAACTGCACCGGACGGAACTCATGCACCATCGCCTGA
- the LOC113491883 gene encoding uncharacterized protein LOC113491883, whose protein sequence is MAIMIRYTVHTGAMVLVMAGGATARVAGKMGGYSNKKGGKSTSGINEEIIWISISMAIAIAVLIAIALCYILKEKCSKRKAYREQS, encoded by the exons ATGGCCATCATGATTC GTTACACGGTGCATACAGGAGCCATGGTGCTGGTCATGGCGGGCGGCGCCACGGCCAGGGTCGCCGGCAAGATGGGTGGCTACTCCAACAAAAAGGGAG GAAAATCAACAAGCGGCATCAACGAGGAGATTATCTGGATTAGCATAAGTATGGCGATCGCGATAGCCGTGCTCATAGCTATCGCGCTCTGCTATATACTGAAAGAGAAATGCTCGAAGCGGAAAGCGTACAGGGAACAGTCATGA
- the LOC113491873 gene encoding serine hydroxymethyltransferase, cytosolic isoform X2, translated as MNSSIMNGNLWETDPELYEVIKKEKERQRSGLEMIASENFTSVPVLQCLSTCLHNKYSEGMPHQRYYGGNEYIDEIEIMAQQRSLAAYRLDPEQWGVNVQPYSGSPANFAVYTGVVEPHGRIMGLDLPDGGHLTHGFFTANKKISATSIFFESMPYKVDPVSGLIDYEQLAITAKLFKPRLIIAGMSCYSRCLDYKTFRKIADDNGAYLMADMAHISGLVAAGIIPSPFEYCDIVTTTTHKTLRGPRAGVIFYRKGVRSVKANGQKVMFDIENKINQSVFPGLQGGPHNHAIAAIATAMKQATTPEFVEYQKQVVKNAQRLCSGLVSRGYSVATGGTDVHLILVDMRSAGLTGSPAERILELCSIACNKNTVPGDKSALNPSGIRLGTPALTTRGLKEADIDRVVDYIDKALKIAQEVTKISGPKVADFNKTIEESADFKAKITKLREEIENYSRAFPLPGFETY; from the exons ATGAACAGCTCAATTATGAATGGAAATCTTTGGGAGACCGACCCTGAGCTATATGAAGTCATTAAGAAGGAGAAGGAACGCCAGAGGTCTGGCCTGGAGATGATAGCTTCGGAGAACTTCACATCAGTTCCTGTACTCCAGTGCTTGAGCACATGCCTTCACAACAAGTATTCAGAGGGCATGCCCCACCAAAG ATACTATGGTGGCAATGAATATATTGATGAAATTGAAATCATGGCACAGCAGAGATCTCTTGCAGCTTACAGGCTTGACCCTGAACAATGGGGTGTCAATGTTCAGCCTTACTCTG GATCTCCCGCCAACTTTGCTGTGTACACTGGTGTTGTTGAACCTCATGGCAGGATCATGGGGTTGGACCTGCCTGATGGTGGCCATCTTACCCATGGATTCTTCAcagccaacaaaaaaatatctgccACATCTATTTTCTTCGAAAGCATGCCATACAAG gTAGACCCTGTATCAGGTTTAATAGACTACGAGCAGTTAGCCATAACTGCGAAGCTCTTTAAGCCACGTTTAATCATCGCTGGTATGAGCTGTTATTCCCGTTGTCTGGACTACAAAACTTTCCGCAAGATCGCTGATGACAATGGCGCCTACTTGATGGCTGACATGGCCCACATATCCGGCCTGGTGGCCGCTG GTATCATCCCCAGCCCATTCGAATACTGCGACATCGTAACTACAACGACACACAAGACTCTGCGAGGTCCCCGCGCTGGTGTCATATTCTACCGCAAGGGTGTCCGCAGCGTGAAGGCTAACGGCCAGAAGGTTATGTTCGACATTGAGAACAAGATCAACCAATCCGTGTTCCCCGGACTTCAGGGTGGACCACACAACCACGCCATCGCTGCTATCGCGACTGCCATGAAGCAGGCAACCACTCCTGAGTTTGTTGAATACCAGAAGCAG GTCGTGAAGAACGCGCAGCGTCTGTGTAGCGGGTTAGTATCCCGCGGCTACTCCGTGGCCACGGGCGGCACGGACGTGCACCTGATCCTCGTGGACATGCGCAGCGCGGGGCTCACGGGCTCGCCGGCCGAGCGCATCCTCGAGCTCTGCAGCATCGCCTGCAACAAGAACACCGTGCCCGGGGACAAGAGCGCGCTCAACCCCTCAGGCATCAGACTTG GAACTCCCGCTCTCACCACAAGAGGCTTAAAAGAGGCTGACATCGACAGAGTAGTTGACTACATCGACAAAGCTTTGAAAATTGCCCAAGAGGTCACGAAGATATCAGGACCGAAAGTGGCTGATTTCAACAAGACCATTGAAGAAAGTGCAGACTTCAAGGCGAAAATAACCAAACTTAGGGAAGAAATCGAAAACTACAGCAGAGCATTCCCTCTGCCTGGATTTGAGACCTACTAA
- the LOC113492399 gene encoding lipase 3-like, giving the protein MKLLQYVFIIVVFLYLLLSTQCLAENVIVNQFKFDPLGAMKELAEVIDILNSKQSTHPDVHLNITQLVEKYGYPVQEYKVTTEDGYVLTMFRIEKKGPPVLLMHGILLSADDWVIAGPDDGLAYILASSGYDVWMGNARGNKYSRQHESISPEDSKFWEFSWNEIGVNDLPAMIDFVLETTSEKQLAYIGHSQGTTSFFVMCSEKPEYNQKISIMIALAPIAAIPNAKSPLARILAPYHYYANVLVKLFKIHEVLPMPVEYQYMENPVCEIGNGIICSTVLFMFTGFDYEQINQTNLPVIFSHTPSGSSAQQFIHYLQIINSGVFRKFDYGDNKNQAIYGSSKPPKYRLELVKAPVALFYSENDWFSDVEDVTNLQNKLPNVKEMYLVPFKKFNHADFLWAKDVKRLVYARITDVLKDSKSMKTI; this is encoded by the coding sequence atgaaattactacaatacgtttttattattgttgtctTTTTATACTTACTGCTCTCTACCCAATGTCTGGCTGAAAACGTAATAGTTAACCAATTCAAGTTCGATCCCTTAGGAGCAATGAAAGAGTTGGCAGAAGTAATAGACATTTTGAATTCCAAACAATCAACACATCCGGatgttcatttaaatattacccAGTTAGTTGAGAAGTATGGGTATCCCGTCCAAGAATATAAGGTGACTACAGAAGACGGTTATGTACTCACAATGTTTAGAATCGAGAAAAAAGGTCCGCCAGTGCTCCTGATGCATGGAATCCTGCTGAGTGCGGATGACTGGGTGATCGCAGGCCCAGACGATGGTCTAGCATACATTCTAGCATCGTCAGGCTACGATGTTTGGATGGGGAATGCACGAGGAAACAAGTATTCTAGACAACATGAAAGCATTTCGCCTGAAGACTCCAAATTCTGGGAATTCAGTTGGAACGAAATAGGCGTCAACGATTTGCCAGCTATGATAGACTTTGTGCTCGAAACTACAAGTGAAAAACAATTAGCGTACATTGGTCATTCACAGGGAACAACAAGCTTTTTCGTGATGTGTTCGGAGAAACCAGAATATAATCAAAAGATTTCAATAATGATTGCTCTGGCGCCCATTGCTGCGATACCTAACGCAAAGAGTCCTTTAGCTAGAATACTGGCGCCATACCATTATTACGCGAATGTTTTGgtcaagttatttaaaatacatgaagTATTGCCAATGCCCGTAGAGTACCAATATATGGAAAATCCAGTGTGTGAAATAGGTAACGGCATAATTTGTAGCACTGTCCTATTCATGTTTACTGGATTCGATTATGAACAaattaatcaaacaaatttaCCAGTGATATTTTCTCATACACCATCCGGTTCCTCTGCTCAacaattcattcattatttacaaattataaattcagGAGTATTTAGAAAATTTGACTACGGCGATAACAAGAATCAAGCAATTTACGGATCAAGCAAACCTCCTAAATATCGTTTGGAACTTGTTAAGGCTCCCGTAGCCTTATTCTACAGTGAAAACGATTGGTTCTCCGACGTCGAAGACGTTACAAACCTACAAAATAAACTACCGAATGTCAAAGAAATGTATCTTGTCCCGTTCAAAAAGTTCAACCACGCTGACTTTTTATGGGCAAAGGATGTGAAGCGATTAGTCTATGCTAGAATTACAGACGTGCTGAAAGATTCGAAATCAATGAAAACCATCTAA